In a genomic window of Meleagris gallopavo isolate NT-WF06-2002-E0010 breed Aviagen turkey brand Nicholas breeding stock chromosome 1, Turkey_5.1, whole genome shotgun sequence:
- the ZCRB1 gene encoding zinc finger CCHC-type and RNA-binding motif-containing protein 1 isoform X2, giving the protein MKDKDTRKSKGVAFILFLDKESAQNCSRALNNKQLFGRVIKASIAIDNGRAAEFIRRRNYFDKSKCYECGEAGHLSYACPKNMLGEREPPKKKEKKKRKKVVEPEEIEEEEESEEEGEDPALDSLSQAIAVQQAKIEEEQQRWTQTAGESSISDDSKRPRIKKSAYFSDEEELSD; this is encoded by the exons ATGAAAGACAAAGACACCAGGAAGAGCAAAGGAGTCgcctttattttgtttttggatAAAGAATCTGCACAAAACTGTTCCCGGGCACTCAATAACAAACAG CTGTTTGGAAGAGTAATCAAAGCAAGTATTGCCATTGATAATGGAAGAGCAGCAGAATTCATTCGCAGGCGGAACTACTTTGATAAGTCAAAATGTTATGAATGTGGG GAAGCAGGACACTTAAGTTATGCTTGTCCTAAAAATATGCTGGGAGAGCGGGAGccaccaaagaaaaaagaaaagaagaagagaaagaaagttgTCGAACCAGAAGAAAT tgaggaagaagaagaaagtgaagaggaaggagaagatcCTGCTCTAGACAGCCTCAGCCAGGCTATAGCTGTTCAG CAAGCCAAAATTGAGGAAGAGCAACAAAGGTGGACACAGACTGCAGGGGAATCTTCAATTTCAGATGACTCAAAACGTCCACGGATTAAGAAAAGTGCTTATTTCAGTGATGAAGAAGAACTTAGTGATTGA